In Alteromonas naphthalenivorans, one DNA window encodes the following:
- a CDS encoding YqcC family protein — protein MKLIEEFEYHLNTLETAMRQTKTWPNKSPSKAQLASTAPFAIDTLSFFEWLAYVFVPKCHYLIAMGQLPGKMAISPAAHMYAPDCPESILVQLLALDKLTERNKK, from the coding sequence ATGAAGTTAATAGAAGAATTCGAGTATCATTTAAATACGCTAGAAACAGCGATGCGCCAAACTAAAACGTGGCCGAACAAATCACCTAGCAAGGCGCAATTAGCCAGTACTGCCCCTTTTGCTATTGATACCCTGTCTTTTTTCGAATGGCTGGCGTATGTTTTTGTGCCTAAATGTCATTACTTAATAGCGATGGGTCAGCTACCAGGGAAGATGGCAATTTCCCCTGCAGCGCATATGTATGCACCAGACTGTCCCGAATCTATCCTAGTTCAGTTGCTTGCACTTGATAAACTTACCGAACGCAATAAGAAGTAA
- the dapD gene encoding 2,3,4,5-tetrahydropyridine-2,6-dicarboxylate N-succinyltransferase translates to MNELKAIIEDAFENRDNISPSSAPAEVKQAVADAIALLNSGKARVAEKIAGEWVVHQWLKKAVLLFFRLHNNDVIEGAESRYYDKVPLKYSNYTAEQFANDGARIVPPAAVRTGTFVGKNAVVMPSYVNIGAFVDEGTMVDTWATVGSCAQIGKNVHLSGGVGIGGVLEPLQANPTIIEDNCFIGARSEIVEGVIVEEGAVISMGVYISQSTRIYDRETGEVHYGRVPAGSVVVSGNMPSPDGKYSLYAAIIVKKVDAKTRAKVGINALLRGVE, encoded by the coding sequence ATGAATGAATTGAAAGCCATTATTGAAGACGCCTTCGAAAACCGCGACAACATTAGCCCATCTTCTGCACCAGCAGAAGTGAAACAAGCCGTTGCCGATGCTATTGCTTTGCTTAATAGCGGTAAAGCGCGTGTAGCTGAAAAAATCGCGGGCGAATGGGTTGTTCATCAGTGGTTAAAGAAAGCCGTTTTGCTTTTCTTCCGCCTCCACAACAACGACGTTATTGAAGGCGCTGAAAGCCGTTACTACGACAAAGTGCCTTTGAAATACAGCAACTATACTGCTGAACAATTTGCTAATGATGGCGCGCGTATTGTGCCTCCTGCTGCAGTCCGCACGGGTACCTTCGTTGGTAAAAATGCGGTTGTTATGCCTTCGTACGTAAACATTGGTGCATTTGTTGATGAAGGCACCATGGTAGATACATGGGCAACGGTTGGTTCTTGTGCACAAATCGGTAAGAACGTTCACTTATCTGGCGGCGTAGGCATTGGTGGTGTTTTAGAGCCACTTCAAGCGAACCCTACTATCATTGAAGATAACTGCTTTATTGGCGCACGTTCTGAAATTGTTGAAGGTGTTATTGTTGAAGAAGGCGCAGTTATTTCAATGGGCGTTTACATTAGCCAAAGCACCCGTATATATGACCGTGAAACCGGCGAAGTACATTATGGCCGCGTTCCTGCTGGCTCAGTAGTGGTTTCTGGTAACATGCCAAGCCCAGACGGTAAATACAGCCTATACGCTGCCATTATCGTGAAGAAAGTAGACGCTAAAACCCGTGCTAAAGTAGGTATTAATGCCCTACTACGTGGTGTTGAATAA
- the truC gene encoding tRNA pseudouridine(65) synthase TruC, with the protein MPEEFPFTQCETPSEKAGSNSVQPYPPLNILYQDEHIVAIDKPPGLLVHRSPIDRHETRFAVQTLRDQLNKHVFPAHRLDRPTSGVLLFSFDSKTAALLGQQLMNKQVQKQYHAIVRGYVKHSGLIDYALKYRYDKIADKHKRPQQAPQQATTVYESLANYELPFAVGKYETARYSLVKLLPSTGRKHQLRRHMVHIRHPILGDTTHGDGKQNKFLQTHFSFQNLALSCTQMGFYHPITGKWLSVFVRMHSEMQRVLDAWQEYQV; encoded by the coding sequence ATGCCTGAAGAATTTCCATTTACCCAATGTGAAACCCCAAGTGAAAAGGCTGGCAGCAATAGTGTGCAGCCATACCCGCCGCTTAATATTTTATATCAAGATGAGCATATCGTGGCCATTGATAAACCGCCGGGTTTATTAGTGCACAGAAGTCCTATCGACAGGCATGAAACTCGCTTCGCCGTGCAGACATTAAGGGATCAGCTCAACAAGCACGTATTTCCCGCTCACCGACTAGATAGGCCCACATCCGGTGTACTATTGTTTAGTTTTGACAGTAAAACAGCGGCGCTGCTTGGCCAGCAGTTGATGAATAAGCAGGTGCAAAAGCAGTATCACGCTATTGTTCGTGGTTATGTTAAACATTCAGGGCTCATCGATTATGCGCTCAAATATCGTTACGATAAAATTGCCGATAAACATAAGCGCCCGCAGCAGGCACCTCAGCAAGCCACAACGGTATACGAAAGTTTAGCGAACTATGAATTACCTTTCGCCGTAGGTAAATATGAAACCGCCCGCTATTCATTAGTAAAACTTTTGCCCTCGACAGGACGCAAACATCAATTGCGTCGTCATATGGTACATATTAGGCACCCTATTTTGGGAGATACCACCCACGGAGACGGAAAACAGAACAAATTTTTGCAAACACACTTTAGTTTTCAGAATTTGGCCTTAAGTTGTACGCAGATGGGTTTTTATCACCCGATAACCGGAAAGTGGCTATCGGTGTTTGTTAGAATGCATTCAGAAATGCAACGAGTGTTAGATGCGTGGCAAGAATATCAGGTTTAA
- a CDS encoding flavodoxin, whose translation MATLKIFAGTVYGNAQHVAEQVEENLAEQGVDCELESDPSVSDFTDADAILLITSTTGQGDVPPNLEFVFSDLKDEFPLLNDKPFAVAALGDSSYGESFCGAGRQFNELLLELQGKAVADMLEVDALETLEPETMVIEWVNGIKAQLGV comes from the coding sequence ATGGCGACATTAAAAATTTTTGCAGGTACCGTGTATGGCAATGCGCAACATGTAGCAGAGCAAGTTGAAGAAAATCTTGCAGAGCAAGGTGTAGATTGCGAGCTTGAGAGCGATCCTTCAGTAAGCGACTTTACCGATGCCGACGCTATCTTATTGATTACTTCTACGACTGGCCAAGGCGATGTTCCACCAAACTTAGAATTTGTCTTCTCTGATTTGAAAGACGAGTTTCCATTGCTAAACGACAAGCCTTTTGCTGTTGCTGCGTTAGGTGATAGTAGTTACGGGGAAAGTTTTTGTGGAGCCGGTCGTCAATTCAATGAATTGTTATTAGAGCTGCAAGGTAAAGCAGTAGCCGACATGCTAGAAGTGGATGCCCTTGAGACCCTTGAACCTGAAACCATGGTTATTGAGTGGGTTAACGGTATTAAAGCTCAGTTAGGCGTGTAA